The proteins below are encoded in one region of Shewanella algae:
- a CDS encoding cytochrome c3 family protein, translating to MLKMISTVLVACALLLPGAANAMKIKDYHKEVMTAENGRVDCAACHGDAKRKTIPDATACEACHGTPEDVAKQTARPANAGHDVEPNPHDSLHYGTDLPCTYCHQEHKESKVYCNQCHEFTYPAMKR from the coding sequence ATGTTGAAGATGATATCCACTGTTCTTGTAGCCTGCGCCTTGTTGCTGCCTGGAGCGGCCAACGCCATGAAGATCAAGGACTACCACAAAGAAGTCATGACGGCTGAAAATGGTCGTGTCGATTGCGCCGCCTGCCATGGTGATGCCAAGCGCAAGACCATTCCCGATGCGACAGCCTGTGAAGCCTGCCACGGCACTCCTGAAGATGTTGCCAAGCAGACAGCACGTCCGGCCAACGCCGGTCATGATGTTGAACCCAACCCCCATGACAGCCTGCACTATGGCACGGACTTGCCATGTACTTACTGCCATCAGGAGCACAAAGAGAGCAAGGTTTATTGCAATCAGTGCCATGAGTTCACCTATCCAGCAATGAAGCGCTAA
- a CDS encoding alpha/beta fold hydrolase — MITDSRLAGILSRKHFFSLPLDYQHPTGEQLQIFARELIGTQDNAATLPLLVFFQGGPGFGAARPHANGGWIKRALKEYRVLLLDQRGTGLSSPVSFKTLDGMTPDEQAEHLSHFRADNIIRDAEAIRAQLSPDTPWSILGQSFGGFCVLRYLSAAPQGLKEAFITGGIPSLERPATEVYRATYQRLLAKNQDFFARFKDAKALLAELRGFINSHEARLATGERLTQEMLQLLGVNLGMEQGPEAVYYLLEQALIDTPSGKALNPLFEAQFCQMLDYNTNPLFAIMHESIYCQQQAANWAAHRVRGEYPAFAPDAEELLFSGEMIYPWMFEQFANLKPLKACAELLAAKADWPSLYDPNILANNRVPVAAAIYSEDMYVEQAYSLETAARVGNLKYWLTSEYEHNGIRMDGERILDKLIALNRGQALR, encoded by the coding sequence ATGATAACAGACAGCCGTCTTGCTGGCATCCTGAGCCGCAAACACTTCTTCTCTCTGCCACTGGATTATCAGCATCCCACCGGGGAACAACTGCAAATTTTTGCTCGGGAGCTTATCGGCACCCAGGATAACGCCGCGACCCTGCCACTCCTGGTGTTTTTTCAGGGTGGCCCGGGCTTTGGTGCCGCCCGCCCCCATGCCAATGGCGGCTGGATTAAAAGAGCGCTCAAGGAGTATAGGGTACTCTTGCTGGATCAGCGTGGTACTGGTCTTTCAAGCCCGGTCAGCTTCAAGACACTGGACGGCATGACGCCTGACGAGCAGGCTGAGCACCTGAGCCATTTCCGCGCCGACAACATCATCCGCGATGCCGAGGCGATTCGGGCACAACTGAGCCCTGATACTCCCTGGAGCATTCTCGGTCAGAGTTTCGGTGGCTTTTGCGTACTCAGATATCTGAGCGCCGCGCCGCAAGGGCTCAAGGAAGCCTTTATTACCGGCGGTATCCCTTCCCTTGAGCGCCCCGCTACCGAGGTTTACCGGGCAACTTATCAACGCCTGCTGGCCAAAAATCAGGATTTCTTTGCCCGCTTCAAAGATGCCAAAGCCCTATTGGCCGAGCTCAGAGGCTTTATCAATAGCCATGAGGCGCGCCTGGCCACAGGAGAACGGCTGACCCAGGAAATGCTGCAACTTTTAGGGGTCAACTTAGGCATGGAGCAAGGGCCGGAAGCCGTCTACTATCTGCTGGAGCAAGCCTTGATAGATACCCCAAGTGGCAAGGCGCTCAATCCCCTGTTTGAGGCGCAGTTCTGCCAAATGCTGGATTACAATACCAACCCGCTGTTTGCCATAATGCACGAGTCCATCTACTGCCAGCAGCAAGCCGCAAACTGGGCCGCCCACAGGGTGCGGGGCGAATATCCGGCTTTTGCCCCGGACGCCGAAGAGCTGCTTTTCAGCGGCGAGATGATTTACCCCTGGATGTTCGAACAGTTTGCCAACCTCAAGCCACTGAAAGCCTGCGCCGAATTGCTGGCCGCCAAAGCCGATTGGCCTTCACTCTATGACCCGAACATTCTCGCCAATAACCGTGTACCTGTCGCTGCTGCCATCTACAGCGAAGATATGTATGTCGAGCAGGCCTACAGCCTGGAAACCGCCGCCAGAGTCGGCAACCTCAAGTATTGGTTGACCTCTGAATATGAGCACAATGGCATACGCATGGATGGTGAGCGGATCCTCGATAAGCTGATTGCGCTCAATCGCGGCCAGGCGCTCAGGTGA